CACGGCGACCCAGGCGACCTCCGTCACCTCCACGTCGGCGTCGGAGAGCTCGCCGCCGGTGGCGCGCAGCAGGTAGTGGTGCACGGTTTTGTGGACGCGCCGGTCCGGCGTGACGAACCAGTAGTCGATGCTGCCGAGCGGGGCGAGGACGGTCCCGCGGATGCCCGTCTCCTCCTCCACCTCGCGCACGGCCGTGTCCTCGACGCTCTCACCGGGCTCGATGTGCCCCTTGGGCAGCGACCACAGCAGGCGCCCGCGGCGGTCGAGGCGCCCGATGAGCGCGGCGCGGGGCACGGGGGCGTCGAGGTCCACGACGAGCCCGCCCGCCGACGTCTCCTCCACCTTCCGCAGCCAGCGGCGCGGGGCCGGCTGCGGAGGGGTGCGCATCCGCCGATGGTAGCCAGCGGGACGAGGCGCGGACGGGCCGCGCTTACCCTTGGGCCCCGTGCCCGAGCCCCTCGACGTCCCCACCCCGGCCAGCGCTCCGGCCGGAGGCCCGGCGGACCGCCCCGTCACCGGGCCGGCCGTCGACCCGGCCGCCGTCGCGCTGAGCACGGCGCTCGCCGCGGCCCGGCGCCGGGCGGTCGAGGGACTGCTGCAGGCGACGCCGGTGGCCGTCGAGCTGGGGGAGCGCTTCCGGGCCGCGGGCCACGAGCTGGCGGTCGTCGGCGGGCCGGTGCGCGACGCGGTGCTCGGCCGGGTGAGCGCCGACCTCGACTTCACCACCGACGCCCGTCCCGAGCAGGTGCGTCCCCTGCTGCGCGGATGGGCCGATGCGGTGTGGGACGTGGGCGTCGCCTTCGGCACGCTGGGCGCCCGCAAGGGCGAGGTGCACGTCGAGATCACGACCTACCGGGCGGAGGCCTACGACCGCACGTCGCGCAAGCCGACGGTGACGTACGGCGCCTCGCTGGAGGACGACCTCGCCCGGCGCGACTTCACCGTCAACGCGATGGCCGTGACGCTGCCCGACCTGCGCTTCGTCGACCCGTACGGAGGGCTGCGCGACCTCGCCGCCGGGCTGCTGCGGACCCCGGGGACGCCGGAGGAGTCTTTCTCGGACGACCCGCTGCGCATGCTGCGGGCCGCCCGCTTCGCCGCGCAGCTGATGTTCCACGTGGAACCGGCCGTGGTGGCCGCCATGACGGCGATGGCCGAGCGGCTCGACATCGTCTCCGCCGAGCGGGTGCGCGACGAGCTGTCCAAGCTGCTGCTGGCGACCGCGCCCCGCCGGGGCCTGGCCCTGCTCGTCGACACCGGGCTGGCCGCCCGCTTCCTGCCCGAGCTGCCCAAGCTGCGGCTCGAGGTCGACGAGCACCACCGGCACAAGGACGTCTACGAGCACAGCCTCACCGTGCTGGACCAGGCGATCGCCCTGGAGGACGAGGACGGCCCCGACCTCGTGCTGCGCCTGGCCGCCCTGCTGCACGACATCGGCAAGCCCAAGACCCGCCGGTTCGAGCCGCGCGGCGGGGTGTCCTTCCACCACCACGAAGTGGTCGGCGCGGACATGGCCCGGCACCGGCTCAAGGCGCTGAAGTACCCGAAGGACGTCGTCGACGACGTCGCCCGGCTCGTGGAGCTGCACCTGCGGTTCCACGGCTACGGCACGGGGGTCTGGACCGACGCCGCGGTCCGCCGCTACGTCCGCGACGCGGGCCACCTGCTGCCGCGGCTGCACCGGCTGACCCGCTCGGACTGCACCACCCGCAACCGCCGCAAGGCCGAGGCGCTGCGCCGGGCGTACGACTCGCTCGAGGTGCGCATCGCCGAGCTCGCCGAGCAGGAGGAGCTGGGCAAGGTCCGTCCGGACCTCGACGGCAACGCGATCATGGCGCTGCTCGGCGTCCCGCCGGGCCCGGTGGTGGGGCGGGCGTACCAGCACCTGCTGGAGCTGCGGCTCGACCGCGGTCCGCTGGGGCCCGAGTCCGCCGAGGAGGAGCTGCGCCGCTGGTGGGCGGAGCAGCAGCAGGGCTGAGCAGCCGGGGCCCCTGAGCCGCCGGGGCCCCCGCGGGTCGGGCCGCCGCCGCCTCAGGTCAGAGGTAGACCGGCGGGCGGGTCGAGCCCGGCGGAAGCGGCAGGTCGGCGACCGGGGTCACCGGCGGCAGCACGGCGAGCAGCCCGGCGGCCTGCTCCTTGGCGCCGTCGATGACCTTGCGGGCGAGCAGCAGCTGCGCCGCGCCGGGGGCGCCGTCGATCGAGGAGGTCTCCATGCCCCTCCATCGGCCCGTCCGCGGCTCGGCGCGAGGGGTTCAGGCCGTCGGCACCCGTGCGGCCCAGCGCCGGGACGCCCGGGCGTAGGCCAGGCCGGTCCCGGCGTACCCGAGCGCGACCGCGAGCACGACGGGCGCGGAGACGCCCGACGGGGGGAGCACCAGCGCCGTAGCGCCCGCCGCGGCGACGAAGGCGACGTTGAAGAGGACGTCGTACAGGCTGAAGACGCGGCCGCGGAAGGCGTCGTCGACGCTCTCCTGCACCAGGGTGTCGACGCAGATCTTGGACCCCTGCGCGCTGACGCCGAGCAGGAAGGCGCCGAGGACGACGAGCACCTCGTCGAGCCGGACGAGGTACACCGCCTGGACGGCGCCGGCGAGCAGGAGGCAGGCGGTGACCCACGCCTGCTTCGACACGCGGGCGGTGACCCAGGGCGTCACGAGCGCCGCGGTGAAGAAGCCGAGGCCCGAGGCGCTCACGGCGGCGGCGAGGCCGCCGAGCCCGGCCTGCACGTCCTGCGGGGGGTTGAAGTGGTTCCGGTACAGCAGGATCACCGTGAAGGTGGACACGCCGTAGCAGAAGCGGTGCCCCCCGATCGCGGCGAGCGCGTGGGCGGCGCGCGGGTGGCTGCGCACGTGCCGGGCGCCGTCGAGGAAGCCGGACGCGACGTGCCGCAGGGCCTCGCGGGTCGCGGGCCGGCCCTCGTCGGGGTCGGGGCCCAGCAGGTCGGGGTGCATCGTGCGCGCGACGAGCGCCGAGCCGGCGTAGGCCAGGGCCGCCACCACCGCGGTCTGCGCGTCGGCGGCGTCGCCGCCCCCGAGCGCGGCGACCAGGAGGTAGCCCGCGCCGCCGCCGAGCAGGGCCGCGACCGTCCCGGAGGTGGGCGTCACCGCGTTGGCCATGACGAGCTCGTGCCGGGGGACGACGTGCGGCAGGGAGGCGGACAGCCCGGCGAGGAAGAAGCGGTTCACCGACAGGCAGGCGAGCACCGCCAGGTAGAGGACCGGCCCCTCGACGTCGAGGGCGATGAGCACCGCGACGCCGAGCACCATCGCGGCGCGCAGCAGGTTGGCGCGCACGAGCACCTGCCGCCGGCGCCAGCGGTCCAGCAGCACCCCGGCGAAGGGGCCGACGAGCGAGTAGGGCAGCAGCAGCACGGTGAAGGCCGCCGCGATGCCGCCCGCCGTCGTCTGGCGCTCCGGGGAGAAGAAGAACAGGCTGGCCAGGGCCACCTGCAGGACGCCGTCGGCGAACTGGCTGCTCAGCCGCGTGGCGTAGAGCCGCCGGAAGTCGCGCCCGCGCAGCACGTCGCGCAGGTCGCCGGCGAAGGACACGCCGTCCACTGTAAGGAGGCGTGCGGGGCGCGCTCTCCGCGGCGACGACGAGCGCCCGCCCCCCGGCCGGGGCCGGGGGACGGGCGCGAGGTCGTGCAGGTGGTGCGGGTCGTGCAGGTGGCCTCAGCCGCTCAGCGCAGCGTCCAGCGCAGGACCTTGCCGTCCGGCGCCGCCTCCGGGGCCGGGAGCACTTCGGTCGTGGCGTAGAGGTGCTCGTGGTGCAGCTCGACGGCACCGGGCAGCGGCACCTCGGCGAGCGTCGACTTCTTCCCCTTCGCGATCTTGGTGATCTTGCCCGCGAAGAGCTCGGCGACGTACATCGTGCCGTCGTGGTCCACGGCCAGGTCGACGGCGCTGACCAGGCCCGTGACGACGCGCTTGACCGAGCCGGTGGCCGGGTCGACGCGGAAGACGCCGCCGAGGGCGCCGAGGCTGCCGTCCTCGGGGCCGCCCGGCAGGCTGGTCACGTAGAGCATGCCGTCGGGGCCGACCTCGACGTCGGTCGGGACGGGGTGCAGGTCGTACCGGGAGCCGACGGTGCAGTCGGGCAGGCCGAGGCCCTCGGCGATGGCCCCGGTGATCCGCACGCCGACCGGCGGCAGGACGGCGAGCGTGGAGACCTTGCGGTCCGGCCCGACCCGCAGGAGCGCGTTCGCCCCGGCGTCGGCCACGACGTAGCGGCCCTTGCCGAGCTCGGCCACCTTGTACGGGTTGGGGTTGACGTCGCCCTTCTGCGGCGCCCCGCCGATGAAGTCCGGCACCTGCGCCCGGCAGTCGGCGGTGATCCCCTTGAAGCCGTAGGTCACCTTGCCGTCGGGGTTGTTCCGGATCTCGTGCCGGGCGAGGTCGCCGAGGACCTGGCGGGTGCCGTTGGCCCGCACCTTGACCAGCTTGGCCTCGGGCGCCTCGGGGGTGCCCGCGGTGTAGGTGTAGGCGACGGAGCCGTCGCTGAGCACCTCGACGCCGTTCGGCGAGCCGCCCTCGACGACGGCCACCGGAGCCGGCGCGCCGACCTGCGTGACGAGGCCGGCGAAGGACTGCGCGACGTAGACGTCGCCGGGCTCGCTCACGGCGAGGCCCAGCGGGCCGACGAGCCCGGAGGCGACGACGGTCGGCGCCGGGACCGCCGCACCGGCCGGCGCGGCGAGCGGTACGGCGAGCGCTGCCGCGGCCCCCACCGCGGCGGCGGTCGTGCCCAGCGCCCGGCGAGCCGAGCGGGCCGAGCGGGTCGAGCGGGTGGTGCGGGTCACGGATCCCCCTAGGTCCTGACGTCCGGGGAGGCCCTCCTGGCCGCCCCGCCGCCGGGGACGTTAGGGGGGTGCGGGGGGTGCGCGCGGCCGAACGGGTGAAGCCGTCCCGCGACTCGCCCGGAGCGTTCCCCGATGTCCGGAAGGCCGACGGGCGCCACCGCCGCAGCGGTGGCGCCCGTCGGGGCCAGCAGGGTCGTGCAGGGGTCGTGCAGGGTCGTGCCGGGTCGTGCCGGGTCGTGCAGGGGTCGTGCAGGAGCTGTCCTAGGGGGGCCGGTGACCTCCGCTCAGCGCTCCACGGTGCCGGCGATGAAGCCCTCGACGGCCTCGCGGGCCTCGTCGTCGGTGTACTGCACCGGCGGGCTCTTCATGAAGTAGGACGACGCGGAGAGGATCGGGCCGCCGATCCCCCGGTCCTTGGCGATCTTCGCCGCGCGGACGGCGTCGATGATGATGCCCGCCGAGTTCGGCGAGTCCCAGACCTCGAGCTTGTACTCGAGCGAGAGCGGCACGTCGCCGAAGTTGCGGCCCTCGAGCCGGACGAACGCCCACTTGCGGTCGTCGAGCCACGCGACGTAGTCGGACGGGCCGATGTGGACGTTGCGCTTGCCGATGTCCTGCTGCATCTGCGAGGTCACGGACTGCGTCTTGGAGATCTTCTTGGACTCGAGCCGCTCGCGCTCGAGCATGTTCATGAAGTCCATGTTGCCGCCGACGTTGAGCTGGTACGTCCGGTCGACGGTGACGCCGCGGTCCTCGAAGAGCTTGGTGAGCACGCGGTGGGTGATGGTGGCGCCGACCTGGGACTTGATGTCGTCGCCGACGATCGGCACGCCGGCCGCCTCGAACTTGTCCGCCCACTCCTTGGTGCCGGCGATGAAGACCGGCAGCGCGTTGACGAAGGCCACCCCGGCGTCGATGGCGCACTGCGCGTAGAAGCGCGCCGCGTCCTCGGAGCCGACCGGCAGGTAGCAGACGAGCACGTCGACCTGCGCCTCGCGCAGCGCGGCGACGACGTCGACCGGGGCGTCCTCGGACTCCACGACCATCTCGCGGTAGTACTTGCCGAGCCCGTCGAGGGTGTGGCCGCGCTGGACGACGACGCCGGTCGGCGGCACGTCGGCGATCTTGATCGTGTTGTTCTCGCTGGCGCCGATGGCGTCGGCGAGGTCCTGGCCGACCTTCTTGGCGTCGACGTCGAACGCGGCGACGAACTGGACGTCGCGGACGTGGTACTCGCCGAACTGCACGTGCATGAGCCCGGGCACGCGCGACTGCGGGTCCGCGTCCTTGTAGTACTCCACGCCCTGCACGAGCGAGGCGGCGCAGTTGCCCACGCCGACGATGGCCACGCGGATCGGTGCCACGGTGTTCTCCTTGGTGGTGTTCATCCCCCGTGGGGGTCCCTGTCAGGTCGTGCCGTCGCGGCGTCCGCCGCGGCTGGGGCCGGGTGCCCGGGGGGCGGGCCGCTGCGGGCCGCGCCGTCGCGCTCGCTGTCGATGACCTCGCTGAGCCACCGCACCTCCCGCTCCACCGACTCGAGCCCGTGGCGCTGCAGCTCGAGCGTGTAGCCGTCGAGGCGCTCGCGGGTGCGCTGCAGGGAGGCCCGCAGGCCCCCGAGCCGCTCCTCGAGGCGGCTGCGCCGACCCTCGAGGATGCGCAGGCGCACCTCGGCGTCGGTGCGCCCGAAGAAGGCGAAGCGCACGCCGAAGCCCTCGTCCTCCCACGCCGCCGGGCCGTTCTCGGCCAGGACGGTCTGGAAGCGCTCCTTGCCCTCGGCGGTGAGCCGGTAGACGGTCTTGGAGCGGCGAGGGCCCAGCGCCGGCGCGGTGGGGTCGGCGTCCCCGTCCTCGACGATCCACCCCTGGGCCACCATCTGCTTGAGGCAGGGGTAGAGCGAGCCGTACGAGAACGCGCGGAGCGAGCCGAGCAGGGCGGTGAGCCGCTTGCGCAGCTCGTACCCGTGCATGGGCCCCTCGTGGAGCAGCCCGAGGACGGCGAGCTCGAGGATGCCGACGCGCCGTGCCATGCTGCCCCCTCCCGGCCTGGGATGCTGTTCCGATGCATCGCGCCGATGTGTCGACGTGATGTATCGAACCGATACATCGGAACGATAGGGCAGGCGTGCGGCGTTGTCGACGGCGACGCGCCGGGGCCGGTGCCCGCACCGCTGCGGCCCGCACCGGCCCGTCCCGGCTCACGCCGGGCCGCCGCCGTGCCGAAGCAGGTGCGACGGCAGCACCCGCGAGACGACCCCGACCCCCCGGAGACCCGTGAAGATCCGCTACCCCCGCCAGGGCGTGCCGGGCGTGCGCCGCTTCCTGCCCTCGTGGAAGCTCGTCGTCGGCCTGGGCGCCCTCGGCGTGCTCGCCGTCGTCGGCGCGTTCGGCGTGGCGTACGCCCTGACCGACGTCCCGGAGGAGAACGAGGAGGCCACGGCCCAGGCCTCCATCGTCACCTGGGCCGACGGGCGCGAGATGGGCCGCTTCGGCGTGACGAACCGCGAGGCGGTCGACGTCACGACGCTGCCGGACCACGTCACGCGGGCCGTGCTGGCCGCGGAGGACCGCTCCTTCTACGAGAACAGCGGCGTCAGCCCGCGCGGCATCGCCCGCTCGGCGTGGAACAACCTGCGCAGCGACGCCACCCAGGGCGGCTCGACGATCACGCAGCAGTACGTGAAGAACGTGTACCTCACGCAGGACCGCACGCTCTCGCGCAAGGCCCGCGAGTTCTTCATCGCGCTCAAGGTCGACCGCGAGCGGAGCAAGGACGAGATCCTCGAGGGCTACCTCGACACGATCTACTGGGGCCGCTCGTCGTACGGGATCCAGACGGCCGCCAAGGCGTACTTCGGGGTGAGCGCGCAGGAGCTCACCGTGGCGCAGGCGGCGTACCTCGCCGGGATCATCCAGTCGCCCGGGTCCTACGACCCGGCGCAGGACCCGGAGCGGGCGCGGGCGCGCTGGGAGCACGTGCTCGACGCCATGGTCGAGGAGGGCTGGCTGGCGCCGGAGCAGCGGGCGCGCCAGCGGTTCCCCGAGCTGGTGGAGCACACCCGCACCAACCGCTACGCCGGCACGACCGGGTACCTGCTCGAGCAGGTGCGCCGCGAGCTGCGCGCGAAGGGCTTCACCGACGCGGAGATCGACGGCGGGGGCCTGCGGGTGCGCACGACGTTCGACCGCCGCGCCCAGCGCGACGCCGAGGAGGCGGTGCGCGAGGAGGGCCCGGACGAGGTGCCCGACGACGTCGACCTGCACACCGCGCTCGTCGCGCTGCGCCCCGGCGACGGCGGCGTGGTCGCGATGTACGGCGGCGAGGACTACCTGGAGAAGCAGTACGACGACGCCGTGCAGGGCGCGACGCAGCCCGGCTCGACGTTCAAGCCGTTCGCGCTGGCGGCCGCGCTCGAGGACGGCATCTCGCTGGAGACGACCTTCGACGGCTCGGACGAGCGCAGCTTCGAGGAGTACGAGGACGGGCGCCCGGTCCCGAACTTCGGCGGCGGCGACTACGGCTGGATCGACCTCGTGACCGCGACCGAGAGCTCGGTCAACACGGTCTACGTCGACCTGGGCCTGGAGGTGGGCCCGGAGAGGGTCATGGACGCGGCCGTCCGGGCCGGCATCCCGCCGACCACCGAGGACCTCAACGCGTACCCGTCGAACGTCCTCGGCGTGGCCAACGTCCACCCGGTCGACCTCGCCGAGGCGTACGGCACCTTCGCCGCGCAGGGCGTGCACGCGGACTGGTACACGGTCGCCGAGGTCCGCTCGCCCGAGGGCGAGCTGCTGCTCAAGGGCGGCGGCGGCGCGCAGCGCGTCTTCGACGAGGACGCGATGGCCGACCTCACGTACGCCCTCACCCAGGTCGTGGAGGACGGCTCCGGCTACGCCGCGCAGGACCTCGGCCGCCCGGCGGCCGGCAAGACCGGCACGACGAACGGCGGGCGCTCGGCGTGGTTCGCCGGGTACGTCCCGCAGCTCACCGGCGTCGTGGCGCTGTGGGACGGCGACGACGACCCGAGCCTCGACGGGGTCGGCGGGCGCAGCAGCGTGACCGGCGGCTCCTTCCCGGCGAGCATCTGGACGGCCTTCATGGAGGCCGCCCTCGACGACCTCGACCTGCCCGAGGAGGACTTCCCCGACCGGGCGTACGTCGGCGACGAGGACCGCGGCTCGGCGCCCGAGCCGACGGACAGCACGCAGGACGAGCCCGCCGGGGAGCCGTCGGAGTCCCCGACCGAGGAGCCGGTCGAGGAGCCGTCGGAGTCGCCGAGCGAGGAGCCCTCGGAGTCCCCCTCCGAGGAGCCGACGGCGGCGGACCCGAGCCCGACGGACGAGCCGACCCGCGAGGAGCCGGTCGAGGAGCCCACCGACGGCCCGACCGGCGGCGACGGCGGCGGCGGTGAGGGCGGCGACGGCGGCGACGGCGGCGACCAGGGCGGCGACCAGGGCGGCGACCAGGGCGGCGACCAGGGCGGCGGCACCGGCGGCGGCCAGGGCGTCGCGGCGCCGCCGGCGACCCCCGGGGTCCGCGAGCCCTGAGCCCGGCCCCGTCGGCCCGCCGCCCGCCGCCCGTAGGGTGCGGCGGGTGCGAGGGAACGAGGAGGGCGCGCCGGACCGGGTGCTGCCGAGCCGGGAGGACCCGGTCGCCCGGGCGACGTCCGAGGTGCTCGGCGGGCCGCTGGGCCCCCGGGCGCTGGCCGGGGTGTCCGCGGCGCGGGCGCTGCCGGTGCTGCTGGCGCTGACGACGCTCGCGATGGTCCTGGCGGTGCTCGTCAAGCAGCACTGCCGCACGCAGGGGTGGGACGCGCCGGGGCAGTTCGTCCACCTCTGCTACTCCGACCTGCCCTCGCTGTTCTTCTTCCGCGACATCGGCAGCGGGGCGGTGCCCTACCTGTCCGACGTGCCGCCGGACGCCGTCGTGGAGTACCCGGTGCTCACCGGGCTCGTCATGTGGGTGACGGCCCTGCTCGTGCCGGGGTCCGGGGAGACGGCCGAGCGGGCCCTGACGTACTTCGACGTCAACGTCGTCGGCCTCGCCGCCTGCGCGCTCGTGCTCGTCTGGGCGACGGCGGTGACCGCCCGGCGCCGGCCGTGGGACGCGCTGCTCGTGGCGGTGTCGCCCAGCCTGGTCCTCGCCGCCACGGTCAACTGGGACCTGTGGGCGGTGGCGCTGCTCGCCCTGTCGATGCTCGCCTGGGCCCGCGAGCGCCCGGTGCTCGCCGGGGTGCTCCTCGGCCTCGCGACGGCGGCGAAGTTCTACCCGCTGCTCGTGCTCGGGCCGCTGCTCGTGCTCTGCCTGCGCGCCGGGCTGCTGCGCACCTGGTGGCGCACCCTCGGCGCGGCCGTGCTCGCCTGGCTCGCCGTCAACGTGCCGGTGGCCCTCGCCGCGCCCGAGGAGTGGGCCCGCTTCTACCTCTTCTCCCGCGAGCGCGGCGCCGGCTTCAGCTCGGTCTGGTACGTCATGTACCAGCAGGGCGTCGGCGTGCCGACCGTCTCGGCGCTCAACCTGCTCGCGACCGGCCTGCTCGTCGCGTGCTGCGCCGGCGTCGCGTGGCTGGCGGTCGCGGCGCCGCGGCGCCCGCGCCTGGCCCAGCTGGCCTTCCTCGTCGTCGCGGCGTTCCTGCTGACCAACAAGGTCTACAGCCCGCAGTACGTCCTGTGGCTCCTCCCGCTCGCGGCCCTCGCCCGGCCGGTGTGGCGCGACCACCTCGTGTGGACCGCCGGCGAGGTCGTGCACTTCGTGGGCATCTGGCTCTTCCTCGCCGGCTTCCCGAACGACGGGGACCCGGACCGGGCGCTGCCCGAGGGGCCGTACGGCGTGACGGTGCTGCTGCACGTCGCCGGCACCCTCTGGCTCGTCGCCCTCGTCGTGCGCGACGTGCTGCACCCGGAGCACGACCCGGTGCGCGCCAGCGGCGACGACGACCCGCACGGGGGGCCGCTGGACGGCGCGCCCGACCGCCTCGTGCTCGGGCCCGCCCGCCGCGCCGCCCGCGCCCGGCACGCGGCGCCGGCGGTCCGGCCCTGAGCGCGGCCCCCGGCCCGGCGGCCCGCGCCACCGTGGCGCTGCGCCCGGGCGAGCGGCGCGCCCTCGCGCTGTGGGCCTGGACCCGCGTCGCGGTCCTCGTGGCCGCGGGGGCGGGGGCGTACCTCACCGCCCGCGAGGACGTGCTCGCCGGGCCGCTGGAGCGGTGGGAGCGCTGGGACGTCGTGCACTTCGAGGCCGTCGCGCGCGGCGGCTACGACCAGGAGGGGCCGACCCCGTACGCCGCCTTCTTCCCGGCCCTGCCGCTGCTGCTGCGGGCCCTGGGCGCGCTGGGGCTCGACCTCACCGCGGCGGGGCTGCTCGTGTCGCTCGTCGCCGGGGCGGTGGCGGTGGTGGCCCTCGTGCGGCTCGTGGAGGAGGCGGGTGGCGCGCACCCGGACGGCACCGGCGAGCGCGCCGTGCTGCTCCTGCTCGCCTCGCCCTGCGCGGTGTTCCTGGCCGCCGGCTACACCGAGGCGCTGTTCCTCGCCCTCGCCCTGCCCGCCTGGCTCGCCGCGCACCGCGGGCGGTGGTGGGCCGCGGGCCTGCTCGCCGGGGCCGCGGGCCTGGTCCGGGTCACCGGGCTCTTCCTGGCCGCCGCCCTCGTCGTGCAGTGGCTCGTGCAGCGCGGGCGGCGCCCCCCCGGGCGCGCGGACCTGCCGGACCTCGCCGCGCTGGGCACCGCGTTCGTGCCGCCGCTGCTCTTCATGGCCCACCTGCGCCTGGTCACCGGCGACTGGCTGGCGTGGGTGCACGCGCAGCAGGACGGGTGGTACCGCCGCCTCACCGACCCGGTCGAGGCGTGGCGCACCACGTGGGACGCGGCGTTCGACGACGGCCCGCGGCCCGTGGCCGAGCTGCTGACCTTCCGCGCCGAGCTCGTCGCGGTCGTCGTCGGCGTCGTGCTGCTGGCGGTGCTGCTGCGGCGCCGGGCGTGGGGGGAGGCGACGTACGTCGGCCTGCAGGTCGCGGCGTTCTCGACCTCGACGTGGTTCTTCTCCGTGCCGCGGGCGACGCTGCTGTGGTGGCCGCTGTGGGTGCTGCTGGCCGCCTGGACGCTGCGCCGGCCGTGGGCGCTGCGCGCCTACCTCGTGCTCAGCGTGCCGCTCGCCGTGCTGTGGGTCACGACGTTCACGACCGGGCGCTGGGCGGGCTGACGGCCCGCCACCGGCGCGTCACGGACCCGTCGCCGGCCCGTTCACCGGCGCAGCCAGGGCTGCAGGGCCCGCGTCACCGCGGGCAGCACGAGGTAGGTCATGACCGGTGTGAGGAGCAGCGTCAGCAGCAGCGTGCGCCACAGCACCGGCCACGCGGCCGTGGCGCCGCCGACCGTGGCGTTGGCCGCCAGGCTCACCGGGAAGAAGCCGCACCAGATGACCGTCGCCTGCTTCCAGCGCGGCGGGC
The Vallicoccus soli genome window above contains:
- a CDS encoding mannosyltransferase family protein, which encodes MALRPGERRALALWAWTRVAVLVAAGAGAYLTAREDVLAGPLERWERWDVVHFEAVARGGYDQEGPTPYAAFFPALPLLLRALGALGLDLTAAGLLVSLVAGAVAVVALVRLVEEAGGAHPDGTGERAVLLLLASPCAVFLAAGYTEALFLALALPAWLAAHRGRWWAAGLLAGAAGLVRVTGLFLAAALVVQWLVQRGRRPPGRADLPDLAALGTAFVPPLLFMAHLRLVTGDWLAWVHAQQDGWYRRLTDPVEAWRTTWDAAFDDGPRPVAELLTFRAELVAVVVGVVLLAVLLRRRAWGEATYVGLQVAAFSTSTWFFSVPRATLLWWPLWVLLAAWTLRRPWALRAYLVLSVPLAVLWVTTFTTGRWAG